The Candidatus Flexicrinis affinis genome has a segment encoding these proteins:
- the malZ gene encoding maltodextrin glucosidase, with product MTTPHWASGVHHDGSSVYVSNPIPRLGEVVTVTVRVPKDAPVTAVFVRTVPDGEAHFAALTPVREDAVSVFWEGPLKVHQPRNNYRFKLLTPHGAFHLYQNGIAQYDGPDWGDFILAADLQTPEWVHEAVFYQIFPDRFANGDPSITPPEGAWDEGGIKVTRRAWDEMPRPWRESGAVEFFGGDLIGVREKLDYLEALGVNAVYLTPIFPSYSNHRYNIHDFYSVDPHLGGDQALVDLRNALSERGMYLMLDVTHNHTGDRHPWFIAAREDPNAPTADYYTFHSRPDGYESWLGVRTLPKLNYQSEKLREQMYAGQGSVLRYWLRPPFNIDGWRLDVANMAGRQGAVQVGHKVGRGMRAAVKEENPQAYLIGEHFFDSTPHLQGNEFDAVMDYQGLNVPIWRWIAGYDGGSWAEGSKDPVPMPTDAFAEQLRRFRAAVPWIIANQQFHQLCSHDTMRFLTMCGGSTAKVKLGLALLMTYPGVPCVYYGDEIGLPGGTDPDNRRPMPWDEAKWDHDLLAHYKTFIALRRGSPALKTGGFQDLHAQGNTYAFGRQSPEQHVIVIAHRGDGPYRAFQLNVRAAGVADGTTLTDMVGGAAYTVINGYVTLDVAALEMVVLEVGY from the coding sequence ATGACCACACCGCATTGGGCATCCGGCGTGCATCACGACGGATCTTCTGTATACGTTTCCAACCCGATCCCCCGCTTGGGCGAGGTCGTGACTGTCACCGTGCGCGTGCCGAAGGATGCGCCGGTGACCGCGGTATTTGTCCGCACGGTTCCGGATGGCGAGGCGCACTTTGCCGCGTTGACACCCGTCCGCGAGGACGCCGTGAGCGTGTTCTGGGAGGGGCCGCTCAAGGTGCATCAGCCGCGCAACAACTATCGGTTCAAGCTGCTCACACCGCACGGCGCGTTCCACCTGTATCAGAACGGCATCGCGCAGTATGACGGCCCGGACTGGGGCGACTTCATCCTCGCGGCCGACTTGCAGACACCGGAATGGGTGCACGAGGCCGTTTTCTATCAGATCTTCCCCGACCGCTTCGCCAACGGCGATCCGTCGATCACGCCGCCGGAAGGCGCTTGGGACGAGGGTGGTATCAAGGTCACGCGGCGGGCATGGGACGAAATGCCGCGCCCGTGGCGCGAGTCGGGCGCAGTCGAATTCTTCGGCGGTGATTTGATCGGTGTACGCGAAAAGCTCGATTATCTCGAAGCGCTCGGCGTCAACGCAGTCTATCTGACGCCGATTTTCCCGAGTTACAGCAACCACCGCTACAATATCCACGACTTCTACTCGGTTGACCCGCACCTCGGCGGGGATCAGGCGCTTGTCGATCTGCGCAACGCGCTGAGCGAGCGTGGCATGTACCTGATGCTGGACGTGACGCATAACCACACCGGCGACCGGCATCCGTGGTTCATCGCCGCACGTGAAGACCCGAACGCGCCGACTGCCGACTACTACACGTTCCACAGCCGTCCGGACGGCTACGAGTCGTGGCTGGGCGTCAGGACGCTGCCCAAGCTCAACTATCAAAGCGAGAAGCTGCGCGAGCAGATGTACGCCGGCCAAGGCAGCGTGCTGCGCTATTGGCTGCGGCCACCGTTCAATATCGACGGCTGGCGGCTTGACGTGGCGAACATGGCGGGGCGGCAGGGTGCGGTGCAGGTCGGCCACAAGGTCGGGCGCGGGATGCGCGCGGCGGTGAAAGAGGAGAATCCGCAAGCCTACTTGATCGGCGAGCACTTCTTCGACAGTACGCCGCACCTGCAAGGCAACGAGTTCGACGCGGTGATGGACTATCAAGGGCTGAACGTGCCGATCTGGCGCTGGATCGCCGGTTACGACGGCGGAAGCTGGGCCGAGGGCAGCAAAGATCCGGTGCCGATGCCGACCGACGCGTTCGCCGAACAGCTTCGACGCTTCCGCGCGGCGGTGCCGTGGATCATCGCCAATCAGCAGTTCCATCAGCTCTGCAGCCACGACACGATGCGCTTCCTGACGATGTGCGGCGGCAGCACGGCCAAAGTCAAGCTTGGCCTCGCGCTCCTGATGACCTATCCCGGCGTGCCGTGTGTCTACTATGGCGACGAAATCGGCCTGCCCGGCGGCACCGACCCGGACAACCGCCGGCCGATGCCGTGGGACGAGGCCAAGTGGGATCACGACCTGCTGGCGCACTACAAGACGTTCATCGCGCTGCGGCGCGGCAGTCCGGCGCTCAAAACCGGCGGTTTTCAGGACTTGCATGCGCAGGGCAACACGTATGCCTTCGGCCGTCAATCGCCCGAACAGCATGTGATCGTGATCGCGCATCGCGGCGACGGGCCGTATCGCGCGTTCCAGCTTAACGTGCGTGCGGCGGGCGTAGCGGATGGCACGACGCTTACGGATATGGTCGGCGGGGCAGCCTACACCGTCATCAACGGATACGTCACGCTCGACGTCGCTGCGTTGGAGATGGTCGTGCTAGAGGTTGGGTACTAG
- a CDS encoding fructokinase encodes MAMTVVCMGELLIDFVANETGVEVGQASGFMKAPGGAPANVAVAIKRLGMDSAFIGQVGDDPFGHYLAGVLIENGVDASGLRFITEARTPLAFVSLKADGERSFVFYRHPSADMLMTPDDVNYALIDNARAFHFGSLALVAEPMRSATVAAASYALEKGVLVSYDPNLRLNLWPNADTARTEITKALAYASILKVSDDELEFLTGGDVYALWREYTRVIVVTRGRHGSAAYTRDGTFLLAEGQGVPTIDTTGAGDAFVGALLVKLLSSEDLDGLLETATNLGDVLHFANTVGAITTTKRGAIPALPTMAEVEALMHSAG; translated from the coding sequence CTGGCGATGACCGTCGTATGCATGGGTGAACTGCTGATCGATTTCGTCGCCAACGAGACGGGCGTCGAGGTCGGGCAGGCATCGGGCTTCATGAAAGCACCGGGTGGCGCACCGGCCAACGTCGCCGTCGCCATCAAGCGGCTTGGCATGGACAGCGCGTTTATCGGTCAGGTCGGTGACGATCCGTTCGGGCACTACCTCGCCGGCGTGCTGATCGAAAACGGTGTCGACGCATCCGGCCTGCGATTTATCACCGAGGCGCGTACACCGCTGGCATTCGTCAGCTTGAAGGCCGACGGAGAGCGCAGTTTCGTGTTCTACCGCCATCCCAGCGCCGACATGCTGATGACGCCGGACGACGTGAACTATGCTCTGATCGACAACGCGCGGGCGTTTCATTTCGGCAGCTTGGCGCTGGTCGCCGAGCCGATGCGGTCGGCCACGGTCGCGGCGGCCAGCTACGCGCTCGAAAAAGGCGTGTTAGTGAGCTACGACCCGAACCTGCGGCTCAATCTGTGGCCGAACGCAGACACCGCGCGTACCGAGATCACGAAGGCGCTCGCATACGCGTCGATCCTCAAAGTCAGCGACGACGAACTCGAGTTTCTCACAGGCGGCGACGTCTACGCGCTGTGGCGCGAATACACCCGCGTGATCGTCGTGACGCGCGGACGGCACGGCTCGGCGGCCTATACCCGCGACGGCACGTTCCTGCTGGCTGAGGGCCAAGGCGTCCCGACCATCGACACCACCGGCGCGGGCGACGCGTTCGTCGGCGCGCTGCTGGTCAAGCTGCTGTCATCCGAGGACTTGGACGGCCTGCTAGAGACGGCCACCAACCTCGGCGACGTGCTGCACTTCGCCAACACCGTCGGGGCCATCACGACGACCAAGCGCGGGGCCATCCCCGCTCTGCCGACCATGGCCGAAGTCGAGGCCCTGATGCACAGCGCGGGGTAA
- a CDS encoding alpha-amylase → MPNRVMRAVLAIGLLATLLSIPVVAQDSDGGPQWWNERVFYQIFVRSFYDSDGDGTGDIQGIIEKLDYLNDGNPATGDDLAVTGLWLMPIQPSPSDHGYDATDYTDINPDYGTLDDMRELVAEAHARGIAVIIDLVINHTSVEHPWFVASAAGDPQYANYYIWADENPGFRGPDTQNVWHAKDGRFYYALFSPSQPDLNFANPDVTAEMIDIARFWLEDVGVDGFRVDAVKFIVEEGRALENTSSTHAWLEAFHAAIREIKPDAVLVGEVWDATPLVVPYVGGEMDIAFEFDLAAGLVRSASFGLPGTLLRALDPVLRMYPPLQYATFIANHDQDRFMSQANGSIEAARRSAYALLTLPGVPFIYYGEEIGMSGRRTLPDTDNERRSPMQWDDSANGGFTTGEPWFRVNPEYPDVNVAAQQDDPASVLNAYRTLTQLRAQSPALQYGDVILFESADNRVLAFARHAPEQTLIVLINMDDQPTSDYALSGSLPNVAFVEAVSLLDGEIVAAPELGGYGTITGYQPVAELPANSIMIVELVP, encoded by the coding sequence ATGCCGAATCGAGTGATGCGCGCTGTTCTCGCGATTGGACTGTTGGCGACCCTGCTGTCAATTCCTGTCGTGGCGCAGGACAGCGATGGCGGGCCGCAGTGGTGGAACGAGCGCGTGTTCTATCAGATCTTCGTGCGCAGCTTCTACGACAGCGACGGCGACGGCACCGGCGACATCCAAGGCATCATCGAGAAGCTCGATTATCTGAACGATGGAAATCCGGCGACCGGCGACGACCTTGCGGTGACCGGCCTGTGGTTGATGCCGATTCAGCCCTCACCGAGCGATCATGGGTATGACGCGACGGACTATACCGACATCAACCCGGACTACGGCACGCTAGACGATATGCGCGAGCTCGTCGCGGAGGCCCATGCGCGCGGGATCGCCGTGATCATCGACCTCGTCATCAACCATACGTCCGTCGAACACCCGTGGTTTGTGGCGTCCGCCGCCGGTGACCCGCAGTACGCCAACTACTACATCTGGGCCGACGAGAACCCCGGATTTCGCGGGCCGGACACGCAAAACGTATGGCATGCCAAGGACGGGCGTTTCTACTACGCGCTGTTCTCGCCCTCTCAGCCCGACCTGAACTTTGCCAATCCTGACGTGACGGCCGAGATGATCGATATCGCGCGCTTCTGGCTCGAAGATGTCGGCGTGGACGGCTTCCGAGTCGACGCGGTCAAGTTCATCGTCGAGGAAGGGCGCGCACTGGAAAACACGTCGTCGACGCACGCGTGGCTCGAAGCCTTCCACGCCGCCATCCGCGAGATCAAGCCGGACGCCGTGCTGGTCGGTGAGGTTTGGGACGCGACGCCGCTGGTCGTCCCGTACGTTGGGGGCGAAATGGATATCGCATTCGAGTTCGACCTCGCCGCCGGGCTGGTACGGTCGGCCAGCTTTGGGCTGCCGGGCACGCTGCTGCGCGCCCTCGATCCGGTCCTGCGCATGTATCCGCCGCTGCAGTATGCGACCTTCATCGCCAACCACGATCAGGACCGGTTTATGTCGCAGGCCAACGGCAGCATCGAGGCGGCCCGCCGCAGCGCCTATGCGTTGCTGACCCTGCCCGGCGTCCCGTTCATCTACTACGGCGAAGAGATCGGCATGAGCGGGCGGCGAACGCTGCCAGATACCGACAACGAGCGCCGGTCGCCGATGCAGTGGGACGATTCTGCAAACGGCGGGTTTACCACCGGAGAACCGTGGTTCCGCGTCAACCCCGAGTACCCGGACGTCAACGTCGCAGCCCAGCAGGACGATCCCGCGTCGGTGTTGAACGCGTACCGTACGCTGACGCAGCTGCGCGCACAGTCGCCGGCGCTGCAGTACGGTGACGTCATCTTGTTCGAAAGCGCAGATAACCGCGTGCTGGCATTCGCGCGCCATGCCCCGGAGCAGACGCTCATCGTGCTGATCAACATGGACGATCAACCGACGAGCGACTATGCGCTCAGCGGGTCGCTGCCGAACGTTGCGTTTGTCGAGGCGGTCAGCCTGCTCGACGGCGAAATCGTCGCTGCGCCGGAACTGGGCGGCTACGGAACGATCACAGGCTACCAGCCTGTGGCCGAGCTGCCGGCAAACAGCATCATGATCGTCGAGCTGGTGCCGTAA
- a CDS encoding SDR family oxidoreductase, which yields MTEAVDRKIVFITGASSGVGEALALAFAARGCAVAGTSRDAARLDDLAQRIAAAGGQFLPLACDVRDRASVLAAVEAAVAAFGRLDVVVANAGIGHRGSTIDAEWDDLETVLRTDIDGALHTVRAGVPHLRQHGGHVVIISSIVWNLVSPFAAVYAASKAFVASLSRSMRHELRAHGIRLIEVRLGRVATEFNTRRLGGGKRTSAGFIPEMTPEFAAAAIVRAVLDRHADIVNPRLIDRLIVLANRLVPDLIARFAARQYK from the coding sequence ATGACCGAAGCGGTCGATCGGAAGATTGTGTTCATCACCGGCGCGTCGAGCGGTGTCGGGGAGGCGTTAGCGCTGGCGTTTGCGGCGCGCGGATGCGCGGTCGCCGGCACCTCGCGCGATGCCGCCCGGCTTGACGATCTCGCGCAGCGAATCGCGGCGGCTGGCGGGCAATTTCTGCCGCTGGCGTGCGATGTCCGCGATCGAGCGTCGGTCCTTGCCGCCGTCGAAGCAGCAGTCGCCGCATTTGGCCGGTTGGATGTCGTCGTCGCCAATGCCGGGATCGGCCACCGCGGCAGCACCATCGACGCCGAATGGGACGATCTCGAAACCGTGCTGCGGACGGACATCGACGGCGCGCTGCATACGGTCCGCGCCGGGGTGCCACACCTGCGCCAGCACGGCGGGCATGTCGTCATTATCTCGTCGATCGTGTGGAATCTGGTGTCCCCGTTCGCCGCCGTTTATGCGGCGAGCAAAGCCTTCGTCGCCAGCCTTTCGCGCTCGATGCGCCATGAGCTGCGCGCGCACGGCATCCGCCTGATCGAGGTACGGCTCGGGCGGGTTGCCACCGAATTCAATACCCGGCGGCTCGGGGGCGGCAAACGCACGTCGGCAGGGTTCATCCCCGAGATGACGCCGGAGTTCGCCGCTGCTGCGATCGTACGCGCCGTGCTCGACCGGCACGCCGACATCGTCAACCCGCGCTTGATCGACCGCCTGATCGTCCTCGCCAACCGTCTTGTGCCGGACCTGATCGCGCGCTTCGCGGCGCGCCAATACAAGTAA
- a CDS encoding carboxypeptidase M32 has translation MSETLSKLKSHLQQVTDLYNAAAVLYWDLEVMMPEGGASPRARQLSTLSRIAHQMATSDELGRLIEAGEREVAGADYDSDDAALLRVARFDFDEATRLPTEFVAEFTKLTAESHEVWAQARAESDFSRFEPYLERILEMVVRRAEYLGYTDHPYDALINSYERGMTTAEVKRIFDSHKPALIDLIAQISKVEGRVSNAPVHQHFDTDKQREFALWVVEQFGFDFKRGRQDVSVHPFCTNFSRYDVRLTTRFHDDFLNPALFGLMHETGHGLYEQGSAPEIDGLPLAGGTSLGVHESQSRMWENIVGRSKPFWSWAYPRLQQTFPAQLGSVSLDDFWRAVNTVERQFIRVEADEATYNLHIMLRFELECDMVSGKVAVKDLPREWNERFEAYLGVTPPNDKVGVLQDVHWSGGMIGYFPTYALGNLLSVQYFNAALKQHPNLRDEFAQGKFDTLRNWLVENIHRHGRKFTSQELTERIAGGPIDPAPYVEYLQNKYGDVYGL, from the coding sequence GTGTCCGAAACCCTATCCAAACTCAAGTCGCACTTGCAGCAGGTCACAGACCTCTACAATGCCGCGGCCGTGCTGTACTGGGATCTGGAAGTGATGATGCCGGAAGGCGGCGCTTCTCCGCGTGCGCGGCAGCTTTCGACGCTGTCGCGGATCGCCCATCAGATGGCGACGAGCGACGAGCTCGGGAGGCTGATCGAGGCTGGCGAGCGCGAAGTGGCCGGCGCGGATTACGACAGCGACGATGCCGCGCTGCTGCGCGTTGCGCGCTTCGACTTTGACGAGGCGACCCGGCTTCCGACCGAGTTCGTCGCCGAGTTCACCAAGCTCACTGCTGAGTCGCACGAGGTGTGGGCGCAGGCCCGTGCCGAAAGCGATTTCAGCCGCTTCGAGCCGTACCTTGAGCGCATCCTCGAAATGGTCGTGCGCCGCGCCGAGTACCTCGGCTACACGGATCACCCGTATGACGCGCTGATCAACTCGTACGAGCGGGGTATGACGACAGCCGAGGTCAAGCGCATCTTCGACTCGCACAAGCCGGCGCTCATCGACCTGATCGCACAGATCAGCAAAGTCGAAGGCCGCGTGTCGAACGCGCCCGTGCACCAGCACTTCGACACCGACAAGCAGCGCGAATTTGCACTGTGGGTGGTCGAGCAGTTCGGTTTCGACTTCAAGCGCGGGCGGCAGGACGTGTCGGTGCATCCGTTTTGCACCAATTTCTCTCGTTACGACGTGCGCCTAACCACCCGCTTTCACGACGATTTCCTGAATCCAGCGCTGTTCGGGTTGATGCACGAGACCGGCCACGGCCTGTACGAGCAGGGCAGCGCGCCTGAGATTGACGGGCTGCCGCTGGCAGGCGGCACGTCGCTGGGCGTCCACGAGTCACAGTCGCGCATGTGGGAGAACATCGTCGGGCGCAGCAAGCCGTTCTGGTCGTGGGCTTATCCGCGCTTGCAGCAGACGTTCCCGGCACAGTTGGGCAGTGTCTCGCTCGACGACTTCTGGCGCGCCGTCAACACCGTTGAGCGGCAGTTCATCCGCGTCGAGGCCGACGAGGCCACCTACAACCTGCACATCATGCTGCGCTTCGAGCTGGAGTGCGACATGGTCAGCGGCAAGGTGGCGGTCAAAGATCTGCCGCGCGAATGGAACGAGCGTTTCGAAGCGTATTTGGGCGTCACGCCACCCAACGACAAGGTGGGCGTGCTGCAAGATGTCCACTGGTCAGGCGGGATGATCGGCTACTTCCCGACTTATGCGCTGGGCAACCTGCTGAGCGTGCAGTACTTCAATGCGGCGCTCAAGCAGCACCCGAACCTGCGTGACGAGTTCGCTCAAGGCAAGTTCGATACCCTGCGCAACTGGCTGGTCGAGAACATCCACCGGCACGGGCGCAAGTTCACGTCGCAGGAACTGACCGAGCGTATCGCGGGCGGGCCGATCGACCCGGCGCCGTACGTCGAGTATCTGCAGAACAAGTACGGCGACGTCTACGGGCTGTAA
- a CDS encoding carbon-nitrogen family hydrolase has translation MRIALGDVGRNYTAAERLIAEAARRGSHLIMLPELWSTGYALDRANELASALNAGVFAQIAKLAKEHNICVCGSMLEKRGVEVTNSAVFFSPKGQLMGVYRKIHLFRLMNEHVHLRAGSSPLVMDLPWGPTGVAICYDLRFPELFRRYAVEGAKMVIVPAEWPIERAEHWTTLLKARAIENQMYIVAVNSVGETGGATFAGGSMIVDPWGKTVVAGGEEPGLFTAEVDLDRVNAVREKIPVFEDRRPELYEPLDFRV, from the coding sequence ATGCGCATTGCCCTCGGTGACGTGGGCCGCAACTACACCGCAGCGGAGCGGTTGATCGCGGAGGCGGCACGGCGCGGATCGCACCTCATCATGCTGCCGGAACTGTGGTCGACTGGCTACGCGCTGGACCGCGCGAACGAGCTGGCGTCGGCACTGAACGCCGGTGTTTTCGCCCAGATCGCCAAACTCGCCAAAGAACACAACATCTGCGTATGCGGCTCGATGCTCGAAAAGCGCGGCGTGGAAGTGACCAACAGCGCGGTGTTCTTTTCGCCCAAGGGACAGTTGATGGGGGTGTACCGGAAGATCCACCTGTTCCGCCTGATGAACGAGCACGTCCACCTCAGGGCCGGGTCGTCGCCGCTGGTGATGGATTTACCGTGGGGGCCGACCGGTGTGGCGATCTGCTATGACCTGCGCTTCCCCGAGCTGTTCCGGCGCTACGCCGTCGAAGGCGCCAAGATGGTGATCGTCCCGGCCGAGTGGCCGATCGAGCGCGCCGAACACTGGACGACGCTGCTCAAGGCGCGCGCCATCGAGAACCAGATGTACATCGTCGCCGTCAACAGCGTCGGCGAGACGGGCGGCGCGACGTTTGCGGGTGGTTCGATGATCGTCGATCCGTGGGGAAAGACCGTGGTGGCAGGTGGCGAAGAGCCGGGACTGTTCACGGCCGAGGTCGATCTGGATCGGGTAAACGCCGTGCGCGAGAAGATTCCGGTGTTCGAAGACCGCAGGCCAGAGTTGTACGAGCCGCTGGACTTCAGAGTCTAG
- a CDS encoding oligosaccharide flippase family protein translates to MTEAAPRSLRGSIATLMSSNVLGAILAFGLSVLIGRAVGEAGLGVYAASVAWVFPLGLLVDAGVGTLISRDLAYRNDPPTRAYLAAGLRVRLIVGLPLIAAVLLAAPVLAGSEAVARGIAISTPLIVINPLVSSFTAVFRSQRRMRPAAALNVGMLTAQVVLTAIVFGSGYGVETALWVNTLTSAAQLAAGYAIWRVAFAEAPTGEVVPTRELLIRALPFAIAAVIAALQMRVNLLILEQQVSQEAAGSYAASARFIEAGRLVPQAAFDALLPFLTLMAAEPARFQQMFRWARRGLIAYGLSFGALVWLLAYVLIGAFFGEQFDDSAEVLRILAWSLLPMSLKYLRGLYWYAHKREDWVNTVSLLALAGQGVAAIVLIPVYGPMGAAWVALVSESIAAAVLWFAVPKMPQSEPTDVPA, encoded by the coding sequence ATGACTGAGGCCGCGCCGCGCAGCTTGCGCGGGTCGATCGCGACCCTGATGAGCAGCAACGTGCTGGGCGCGATTCTCGCGTTCGGCCTGTCCGTATTGATCGGACGTGCGGTTGGCGAGGCGGGCTTGGGTGTCTACGCGGCGTCGGTCGCGTGGGTGTTCCCGCTGGGCCTGCTGGTCGACGCCGGCGTCGGCACGCTGATCAGCCGCGATCTGGCATATCGGAACGACCCGCCGACCCGCGCCTACTTGGCGGCGGGCCTGCGCGTGCGCCTGATCGTCGGACTGCCACTGATCGCTGCCGTACTTCTGGCCGCGCCAGTACTGGCCGGCAGCGAGGCGGTCGCGCGCGGCATCGCGATTTCGACCCCGCTGATCGTCATCAACCCGCTGGTGTCGTCGTTTACTGCGGTGTTTCGTTCGCAGCGCCGGATGCGCCCCGCGGCCGCGCTCAACGTTGGCATGTTGACCGCGCAGGTCGTCCTGACCGCGATCGTATTCGGCTCCGGGTATGGGGTCGAGACGGCGCTGTGGGTCAACACGCTCACGAGCGCCGCCCAGCTCGCCGCCGGGTATGCGATCTGGCGGGTGGCGTTCGCAGAAGCGCCGACCGGTGAGGTTGTGCCGACCCGCGAGCTGCTCATCCGCGCGCTGCCGTTCGCCATCGCCGCGGTGATCGCCGCGCTGCAGATGCGCGTGAACCTGCTGATCCTCGAACAGCAGGTATCGCAGGAGGCGGCGGGGAGTTACGCGGCCTCGGCACGTTTCATCGAAGCCGGCCGATTGGTGCCGCAGGCGGCCTTCGACGCGCTTCTGCCGTTCCTGACTTTGATGGCGGCCGAACCGGCACGCTTCCAGCAGATGTTCCGTTGGGCGCGCCGCGGGCTGATCGCGTACGGATTGTCGTTCGGTGCGCTGGTATGGCTGCTTGCCTATGTGCTGATCGGCGCGTTCTTCGGCGAACAGTTCGACGACTCGGCCGAGGTGCTGCGCATCCTCGCGTGGTCGCTGCTGCCGATGTCGCTCAAATACCTGCGCGGGCTGTACTGGTACGCCCACAAGCGCGAGGACTGGGTGAACACCGTGTCGCTGCTGGCGTTGGCCGGGCAGGGAGTTGCGGCCATCGTGCTGATTCCGGTCTACGGGCCGATGGGCGCGGCCTGGGTCGCGCTGGTCAGCGAGTCGATCGCGGCGGCGGTGCTGTGGTTCGCCGTGCCCAAGATGCCCCAATCCGAACCGACCGACGTGCCCGCCTGA
- a CDS encoding glucose 1-dehydrogenase → MTELFDVTGKVAIVTGASRGIGQAIATRYAQAGMKVALVSRKQDALDAVAETLRANGGDVLPIAAHNGDKAALIAMVEAVAAHYGGVDVLVNNAATNPHFGTLLDAPDSMWHKTLEVNIMGPVWLAQAVVPMMRQRGGGKIINVASVNGLRPGTMQGIYSATKAAVINLTQTLAMELATDNIQVNAIAPGLIKTKFAEALWSNPDILEAVTSRTPARRIGEPDEIAGMALYLASPASSYTTGQVMVVDGGVTIPML, encoded by the coding sequence ATGACTGAGTTGTTTGATGTTACAGGCAAGGTCGCGATCGTCACCGGCGCGTCGCGCGGGATCGGGCAGGCGATCGCCACGCGGTACGCCCAGGCCGGCATGAAGGTCGCGCTGGTCAGCCGCAAGCAGGATGCGCTCGACGCTGTCGCCGAGACGTTGCGCGCAAACGGCGGCGACGTGCTGCCGATCGCGGCGCACAACGGCGATAAAGCCGCGCTGATCGCGATGGTCGAGGCTGTTGCCGCGCACTATGGCGGCGTGGACGTGCTGGTCAACAACGCCGCGACCAACCCGCATTTCGGTACGCTTCTCGACGCGCCCGACTCGATGTGGCATAAGACGCTGGAAGTCAACATCATGGGACCGGTATGGCTGGCGCAGGCCGTCGTGCCGATGATGCGTCAGCGTGGCGGAGGGAAGATCATCAACGTCGCCTCGGTCAACGGCTTGCGACCGGGCACGATGCAGGGCATTTACAGCGCGACCAAAGCGGCGGTCATCAACCTCACGCAGACATTGGCGATGGAACTCGCGACGGACAACATTCAGGTGAACGCGATCGCGCCCGGCCTGATCAAGACCAAGTTCGCCGAGGCGCTGTGGTCGAACCCCGACATCCTCGAGGCCGTCACGTCGCGCACGCCCGCACGCCGGATCGGCGAGCCGGACGAGATCGCCGGCATGGCGTTGTACCTCGCGTCGCCCGCTTCGAGCTACACGACCGGGCAGGTCATGGTGGTTGACGGCGGCGTGACGATTCCGATGCTGTAG
- a CDS encoding zinc ribbon domain-containing protein, with translation MPLYDYRCPDCGHLFEAHHAMNADAPPCPKCGFAAPVKRITTVPAVAGGMATNAGDSRGASKEQLRSKWAEETPKLRQKLSDKLGEDVVRKNAPSLFDND, from the coding sequence ATGCCCTTGTACGACTACCGCTGCCCGGACTGCGGGCATCTGTTCGAAGCGCATCACGCGATGAACGCGGACGCGCCGCCGTGCCCCAAATGCGGATTTGCCGCGCCGGTCAAGCGCATCACGACCGTGCCGGCGGTGGCCGGGGGCATGGCGACCAACGCCGGCGATTCGCGCGGCGCATCCAAGGAACAACTTAGGAGCAAGTGGGCCGAAGAGACGCCCAAGCTGCGCCAGAAGCTCAGCGACAAACTGGGGGAAGATGTCGTGCGCAAGAACGCACCCTCGCTGTTCGACAATGACTGA